One genomic segment of Kogia breviceps isolate mKogBre1 chromosome 11, mKogBre1 haplotype 1, whole genome shotgun sequence includes these proteins:
- the LOC131765749 gene encoding small ribosomal subunit protein uS8-like translates to MVRVNVLADALKSINDAEQRGKRQVLIRPCSKVIVRFLTVTMKHGYVGEFEIIDEHRAGKIVVNLTGRLNKCGVISPRFDVQLKDLEKWRNNLLPSRQFGFIVLTTSAGITDHEEARRKHTGGKILGFFF, encoded by the coding sequence ATGGTGCGCGTGAATGTCCTGGCTGATGCTCTCAAGAGTATCAACGATGCCGAACAGAGAGGCAAACGCCAGGTTCTCATTAGGCCGTGCTCCAAAGTCATCGTCAGGTTTCTCACTGTGACGATGAAACATGGTTACGTTGGCGAATTTGAAATCATCGATGAGCACAGGGCTGGGAAAATTGTTGTGAACCTCACAGGCAGGCTAAATAAGTGTGGAGTGATCAGCCCCAGGTTTGATGTGCAACTCAAAGATCTAGAAAAGTGGCGGAATAACCTGCTCCCGTCCCGTCAGTTTGGTTTCATTGTACTGACAACCTCAGCTGGCATCACGGACCATGAAGAAGCAAGACGAAAACACACAGGAGGGAAAATCCTTGGATTCTTTTTCTAG